The following is a genomic window from Episyrphus balteatus chromosome 1, idEpiBalt1.1, whole genome shotgun sequence.
TCCTCTTCCTGTGGCAATTGTCCATCTTTACCATCCCATGCATCTACACTATTAATCTTTGGCTTCTTAGCACCACGAACTGGTGCAGTATGTCCACGACCATAAGATATATCACGTAAAAATTCATCAATACCTTCTTTAGAGAAGGATCCTTTCAAAACGGAgaatttcattttcttaaaattaacaaCAGCCATTGCTGGATAACCAAATCCACCAATTTCTAGAGATTCTTCCAAAGCCAATTGGGCACCACCCTCAGCCCAAGCCCATCCCCAaagtttctttttatatttctcACCAGCATCTTTAAGTGTCTTTAGGAATGCATTTCGACATTTAGCGTCGCAGTCGAGAATATGTGGCAATACCGAAACAATGCAAAGCGGTTTACCTTCACAGGCATTATCGAATGTCTCTTCGTTGGTAATTTCAATCAATTCTGGAGCTGGAACACTGTCTGTGTGTTTTTCCAGACCAAATGAGACAATATCAGAGGCAGTTCGACCTCCATTATAGTCTTCAGCATCGCTGGAAGACTTTTTGCCAGCTGGGAAGAATTTAATCGTGGGATAACCACGAACTCCATATTCTTGAGCTTTTGCCTGATGGACAGTTGCATCAAGAGCTCCCAATTTAACTTTGCCTTTAAGTTCTTTAGCTGCTTTAGCCCATTGTGGTTCCAGATTTTTACAATGGCCACACCAAGGAGCAAAGAATTCAACTAACCAAACATCGTCACTTTGTAAAACGAGTTTATCAAAGTTAGCATCAGTTAGTTCAATGACGTCATTCGACGATGACGATCCACTATCGCCACTACCGCCTCCAAATGAAGCTTGAACCTTTTTCTTGGCTTCAGCTAAACCAGCTTCAGCCATAGCTTTGGCAGTTCTTTGTCCATTAAAGTCAACTGGGGAACGTTTGTTTGCCCCGAAGATCTTTATTGTTGGGAAACCTTTAACACCAAATCGACCTCCTAAAGAATTGTGTTCATCGGCATTGACAGAACCAACTTTAATGACTCCTTTAACAGCTTTTGCCAGTTTTTTATATTCGGGGACTAAACTTTGACAATGGCCACACCATGGAGCAAAGAATTCAACAATCCAAATGGAATCATCGTTTGTGACGAGTTTGTCGAATAATGAGGGAGTTAGTTCGATGACATCGTCAGAGGAGGAATAGAAGGCCCAAGATGATTGGGCGCAAAGTAACAAAGCTAAGACTACTTAAAAGTTTAgtaatttggtaaaaataaagtattaaagTTTTAACTTACATGCAAATAGTTGCATCTTCTTTGATTTGTGTGTAGGCGTGTTTTTCTAGAAAGATTCTATTCAACAGAAGCCGGTGGATGCTACACGttgacaaattattttttgtcgtcTTCAACAatctgttgtttattttttggaaaaaagataTGAGTCGGTTATTAACACTTGAATGATAAATTGATAAGGAATATAAATATACTTACACTCAAGTGAGTTTTCTTTTTAGTTGTtagtaaaaatttaacaatttttattcttttatgttGAAAATGAAGTGAAGAACTGGAAATGAATGTCAAAAtgcaataaatttaattgagatgcgatttcatttattatatGGATGTTATGGATTTTCGTGGAGTGATTTGATTGGTTTACGTGGCCTTTTTGATGATTGGAGTGACATCTGTGAGTGAGTAGGAAATGAGATAGGTTTTGTGGGATTTTGGTGGCAGTtggatttgaatttttaaaaaaatgttttatataattgaatatttttgaaagcaattaaaaaataaatatcaattgGATTGTACAAGAAagttaaataataagaaaagcGCTATGATTCAGctaatttaattttggtttgaaaaatttgagaaacGTGACAGGTGGAGAGAACAAAAACTGTTTTCTTGTGTCTAAAAATTGCTCTTTGTTTGTTGCAGCGCCATTTTCAATGTATGTGTGTCGAGTAGTGATACTAAATTATCAATAGAAGGCAATTAACAGTGTTTTCCACTAAAGTAACTACGTTTCATGCATAGTAGAGGAAAAATAGCGcggggataactttacttctggtaaatttaactttatttgtggtatatttaattttattctgattaaatatgCTAGAATTAAATTTATCGctggcgttatgttttctccgCGTAGTTGAAATGGTTTTGGGACTCGATCCCACTCGCCAATTGAAGTCAAGTCCAAATCTTTCTTGTCAATGAAAAGTTTAGTAGTTAAGAGGAATTTGTTCTCAGTGTATTATCTCACTATTTTGGGCGTATTGATTGGGCCTGTGGGGCgttgccattttgaagaatgcgtaagtctcaatatctcgagaacgacttgtCGAATAGAAAGTTATTGCAAAGAACTTTCTGATTGAAAACACAATTATCTCTTTTCTCCTATACCTACATCAGTTTCTTAAAGGAGTTATATTTGCATAGTTACAGCACCGCAAAtggtgtgcttttttttttttgatgtttttaatacCCCCTTAGGAAATAACTGATAGGTACTGGGATACTTTGCGGTACTCGAAATTGGATGGAGTTACACAAATTTTCTGTGCTTTATAATacaaatgaaaaccatagattcctgagataattttaagtcgaaaaatgtatgtggtaattttctcgttttcgtcccgttttcgagttatggtGGTTTTTATGGTTTTGGATCTTTTTCCCTTAAtgggccttatctttgccaaactacatctgattcgaaagatttgttttgcaaccaatcaagaatttacaaCAGGATTAGTTTGTACCTAAACAAACATCTTTTTCTGCGGTCAATCGTTTCTCCGCAATTTTCCATCAAacccaattttcttcgttttttaagttgtttttttgtttttttttttttaactttcatatcattttattaaaaaaaacacgaataTACATaagtacttattttttttcagttattattaaagcccagtttattttcttaaaaaaaaaaacaaaaagactattaaaagtaattaaaaaaataaacaaactgagtgagtttaaaaaaaataatttttaactacaaaattaattcaaatgaattaaaaacttttttctaagctATTGTGGTCATATGTAACTCGaagaaaacgagaaaattacctcataaatttttcatattaaaatggcctcaggaatccatgggtttcatttggggcggtgactgtgggacaccgttttttcatacaatgtcacacccgttaaatttttgaattgttataaaaacacagttttttataaatcttCAAATATACATATGCTTACTGGAAACATCATAAAATATCTTTTCATATCGAATAAAATATGTAGTtgccaaatgtcaaaaataaatccaagtcCAAATTAGTTATctcgattttaactatgaaaatagttaaaaaatagtaaaaaataactatttttttatctgtgagatagtgaatattatggatttggatttatttttgacatttctcattccaaattattaaaaaatattaaataaaaattcttaatgtgtactaatttaaaagcgctttgtgttttttcgaagtaaaatgtatgatttactgagaaaatttgatcgattttagaaaataacAAAGCAatttatatcacctataattacggtgaccatatttctggaagcgaaacccgaGACAGATAAAAatttcgttggatcgttttgaaaatattgatttatcaaaaaaaattttaattttttaaatgagttttcataatttttccttattttgatatcaagatttcctaaacgattttatgggagcgtttttgttaaaatcatttaagtcgtttataCGAAataagaaatcaagaaaattgttttataaaaatgtctgttattaacttctaaaaaaattttaatcaaatcgggagagctgttttttaacattttaattttattttaaatgatttgaaattgtatgatctttaacacaacatttccttaaaagttttgaatcttatctgggttctttatttttctttattcggAAACATTGtacctggtgtagcaacctgacaaacagaagctggaactaaacaattgacgaacattaaaaaaaaactaaagcctagtctagagaccaaacgaaaattttcatacaaaaccagcacaacgaaatcgtaaacgaaaattttgcttttagttGCACAATACGCTGCTaaggtaacgaaattcttacttgtgctagaatatatggagagctttcaattgttttttactCCCATTTATCTATgcaggcaatttttcttgcagcaacagatttttgactttggagacttacaGCTTCAACAGCGTACTGGGCTaaatgctttatccgaaaaatcagaaacattttaattttcaaccactgctttcttgttttccgtataaagtatttaaaatattgaatacaaaaatcagagaatgtccaaaaacgggacaatcacggaacaaattacaaaatacgggacacttatgcgtcccgggtttcttaaataaaaacccgggacaagttgtagaaatacgggacagtcccgggtaaaccgggacggatggtcaccgtacctataatagaaaaaataatatcaccacaaTTTTGTacagaatattcactttcagtaatgttttgaaaaaagaaagaaaatacttaaaataataaaaataatgaaaaagaaagaaataggtttcatcataacgtaaaatctagtcaacattgatatttttcaaagtaaaatttaaaaatgtcaaaatgatatgataaaatatcaaaattgatattttaattgttggacgacttttgtcactcaaaaatgttaatttgatagagGTGTAGTATGTATAGTTACCAGTTTTTTCTACTTGCCACTTACTACTGGCCAGTTATTACATGCCAGaagcatagccgtagctaggatttcatttcggggagGGTTAGCTTAGACCGACTAATTTTTCTTACATATTTTTACATGCGAGCGTAAGcgaggaaaaaaattttagaagctTTTCTTAGCCTTATAAAGAAAACTGTTTCGCAaaatatcatataaaaaaacactaGATACAATCAAAGGTTTAAACAGCAATAAAATGACAAATGGACTTTTCTCTTACTgatggtttgtataaaaaaagttatttagaaataaccaaaaattaatGTTCTTATCTCTAAGGCTGTTAATTGGGTTATATACATAGCCAAAGACAAATTTTTGACATCCAAATATgtgttgaatattaaattaatacatttttgacgtTTTGACGGCTTGAAAGTTTCCTTAAGCtgcaaaaaaaagatttaagggTGTTAAAAACATATTAGCAATTCCTTACAATTTCAAACTCtttcttgaattattttttcaaatttcttcgtttcttaaaaaatttgaacatttatttgcaaaactacACAAAACTCCGTTTATCACaataaacacaaatttaatATGCACCCAGAACATCGGGATATATCtttaacagctgaaattttATGTTCACTTTTATAGTATCTATATCCTTTCCTAAATATTCAACTTAATTCACACGCGACCTCAATATCGAATTCAAGTTGAAATCTTACacctcaaagaatttttttcattaaatttcaatgtaaaataaattgtaccTTTGTATATCACATATGAATttgaaaaatggaatttttaaccCCTAGTTCCGAAGTTCAgcaatatatttcaaaaaattgttttcctttACACCCAGTTTAAGATTCAAATATAGAGAGTACAAAAATAATCCGTTTTCGTCAATATTATAacgtttaaaaatgaaagtttcAAATATCTAGGCTGAaggaacaatttttttgcatttcgcGTCTTTTTCAGTCAGCCTAGTTTGCTGTGTTGACGCAAGCCTTAATAGGTCAATGGGGTGGTGGTTACAacttaaaggcttaactacatacacatTTGAAAAActacatatatttttgaaaaagtacaaaagtggaaatattttttttctgcttgcCTAGCagaattgttttgtgaaaaagagtatacgatttgttttttagaccaataagctttctgcatcaattgttttaattttctagcccgaaaaactatacaaaaatgcgtttgaaaattttcacttttgtactttttcactttttgagccaatgtagttaaggcttaagaaTGACATtcccaagaaaaaacaaatgatgaatattttttgtgtttatgatGTGTTTTGTGTTTATGATGATGAGGGGTTAAACCCTGTAACCCCCCCCTctctaaatacggctatggccAGAAGTCACCTTCCACTTGTCCACTTTCAGCAGCTCCACTGCTTATTGCCACAAGCGAGGCTTCACTTTCCACTAGCCACTTACCCCTTTTTAacctaattaaaaattaaaactatattGAAAGCGATCTTAAATATATAAGTACAATTTCAAAAGATAGAAAGTTAATACCTACCGTCTTGAAAATAATGTAGGTACTACCAAGTTCgctatttaaaatttcaaaatataaaatatacataagtTCACCCTCACCAAAGAATatctaagaactaagaacttaGTCCTATGCAACGAAACTCTGCCCCTGTCAAACTTCTGACAAAAGAAATgtatttatagatttttttaaaatttttgtctaGTAAGCTTTTCAACATCCGCAACAGGTGAGGAAGTTTCCGTCTTTAACAAATCCCAATACCCATTTGCATATCATTCTCCAAAGTTATGACGAACTTGACACTCAAACTGACCCTACTTCAATATTCTGAATGTTAGACGAACaagatcttttttttgttgtattcaaaaacaaactgtttgttattttctttttgtattttttgttttgctttgctGATCCATGATCGGACAATCTTTTTCCGTCTTCATTGTTAAGTTTATCCTATTCTAATTCTAACGACTGTCAAGATCGACATGAGGGACACATTTACACATTTGAGTGATGTATAGATACTTTCCTCCCATTCATtaaatggatttaattttttttttttagttccaaATTTGGAATAcaaccgaaataaaaaaaactaatttttcttttatgggGTGGTTTTTAGTTGTTAAGAAatgaggagaaaaaaaaaactttcttctcAGGTGTGAGAAGGCCTGTCATCCGTAAAAGGTATAAAAGCCCGGAACTTTAGTGATCATGAAACCAGAAGTTTTTCGAATTTCCAAACGATCGTGTTATTTCTATCGGGTGTTAGTGTGAACAAAATGAATCAGGCAAAATTATATCTTCGAGCTAACAATGTGCAACGTCACGATGCACAGCAGATCATTCAAgagttttcaaatgtttttcaaTGGCGTTTGGATGGAAAGGATTCATTACTCGATGTGGGCAGTGGAAGTGGTGATGTTTTAATGGATTTCCTATATCCGGTTGTTCCgaaagatttcaaaaaaattgtcgcTTCCGATATTTCGTCGAAAATGGTGCGCCATGGCAAAAAAACTTATTCTCATATCGACAATGTGGATTTTAAAGTTCTTGATATTGGAACCGAGACGCTGCCAAAAGAATTTATCAATGAATTTGATCATGTTACTTCGTTTTACTGCCTTCATTGGGTTCAAAATCAACGGTAAATATTTTGAAGATACTTTTGAACATTTGAAGTTATTAATTGTGATTTTGTGTAAATATTCAACAGCCAAGCCATAGAAAACATCTACCAAGTTTTAAAACATGATGGAGATTGTCTTTTGGTCTTCCTTGCAACAAATCCAATATTCGATATTTACAATATCGTTTCGTTAAATCCAAAATGGGCGCCATATATGAAGGATGTGACCAGTTTTATATCTCCATTGCATTGTAGTAAGGATCCTGAAACCGAATTCAGTCAGATGTTAGAAGATGCTGGATTTGTTGATATAAGTGTCGAAAGTCGTGATAAAATATTCGCCTACGAAGGTCTTGATAATATTAAGCGTGAGTATCcgaaaaagttatttaatgcgATTTTATATTACTTTCTTTAATTGTACAGAAAATGTTAGAGCAGTGAATCCTTTCATTGAACGCATACCACTTTGGTTGCACGAAGAGTTTCTTGATGATATTGTCAAAACTTCAATTGGACTTAATTTAAAGGAAACCAATAATGATGAATTTAAGTTGATAACGCCGTACAAGTTAATCGTTGCATATGCAAGAAAGTAATCGTTTCTGTGTGTAAAGTATTAGGTTcaattcatttttgtatttttgtttatttttaagccTATGGATATTatgtaaataaatatgtatttttaatttaaaaaattgtaaaaaattgttttttttaaatactttaaaatataatcgtttaattatttttaattttaaagttgtaTTAGGAAAGTGGAAgagaatacttttttaaaagttgtatTAGGAAAGTGGAAGAGAATACTTTTTGCCAGAGTGTaaaagcaatacaaaaatcCTGCTAACATACAACCTTATTATTCTCAGCCAGTGTAGTGTGAAAACATACTCTCGGAAAGATCTTTTACTgatttttcattgttttataGACTGAACATGTTAAATTTTTGcaatatgataaaataaaattttaataaaaaaagcacGTATACGCTACAGTGAACACGATCAACTTTGGCAAACTTTTGAACTCTTGGGTAGAAAATCGAATAccctttcatttaaaattaaaaaccgatTAAATAACAGatgaaaaaatatacctacattttttttaacgagtcttacataaatatttatgtgataGTTTACCCAtaggaaaaagaagaaaataagaatttatgCTCAACATAAATAATTTAGGTTTCGAATCGGCAAATGGTCCTTAGATCTTAGGACAAGTTTATGGAcaagttcaaaaaataataaatatagttACTTTTCTCGAGACCTAGTAGATGCTTTTTTAGATTATATATTAATGAAAAATACCTATTAATGAAATTCAAAGAATAAgattataaattgatttttcaaatatataaacttgtttttacatttaataaaatattttttgt
Proteins encoded in this region:
- the LOC129918636 gene encoding protein disulfide-isomerase A6 homolog is translated as MQLFAFLALLLCAQSSWAFYSSSDDVIELTPSLFDKLVTNDDSIWIVEFFAPWCGHCQSLVPEYKKLAKAVKGVIKVGSVNADEHNSLGGRFGVKGFPTIKIFGANKRSPVDFNGQRTAKAMAEAGLAEAKKKVQASFGGGSGDSGSSSSNDVIELTDANFDKLVLQSDDVWLVEFFAPWCGHCKNLEPQWAKAAKELKGKVKLGALDATVHQAKAQEYGVRGYPTIKFFPAGKKSSSDAEDYNGGRTASDIVSFGLEKHTDSVPAPELIEITNEETFDNACEGKPLCIVSVLPHILDCDAKCRNAFLKTLKDAGEKYKKKLWGWAWAEGGAQLALEESLEIGGFGYPAMAVVNFKKMKFSVLKGSFSKEGIDEFLRDISYGRGHTAPVRGAKKPKINSVDAWDGKDGQLPQEEDIDLSDVDLEDEKEGKDEL
- the LOC129918646 gene encoding juvenile hormone acid O-methyltransferase isoform X2, which codes for MNQAKLYLRANNVQRHDAQQIIQEFSNVFQWRLDGKDSLLDVGSGSGDVLMDFLYPVVPKDFKKIVASDISSKMVRHGKKTYSHIDNVDFKVLDIGTETLPKEFINEFDHVTSFYCLHWVQNQRQAIENIYQVLKHDGDCLLVFLATNPIFDIYNIVSLNPKWAPYMKDVTSFISPLHCSKDPETEFSQMLEDAGFVDISVESRDKIFAYEGLDNIKQNVRAVNPFIERIPLWLHEEFLDDIVKTSIGLNLKETNNDEFKLITPYKLIVAYARK